One genomic segment of Drosophila melanogaster chromosome 3L includes these proteins:
- the CG34242 gene encoding uncharacterized protein, isoform B, which produces MAVLRGWRFVGFVSCIVGAVGLTLYPVIVDPMVNTEKYKTLQEYSKIKRDELQHIKRQ; this is translated from the coding sequence ATGGCAGTCCTGCGTGGTTGGAGATTCGTTGGATTCGTGTCCTGCATCGTGGGCGCCGTGGGCCTCACCCTATACCCCGTCATTGTGGACCCCATGGTTAACACTGAGAAATACAAAACCCTGCAGGAATACAGCAAAATCAAGAGAGATGAACTGCAGCACATTAAAAGGCAGTAG